A DNA window from Niabella yanshanensis contains the following coding sequences:
- a CDS encoding sigma-54-dependent transcriptional regulator has protein sequence MIVIYLSSTQYVFYWVEVLFGIVHQLSGFDTVFAIIAEPGIKMHIGYPNVVLLHWQMSLKNISILAVDDDADMLTALRLLLKAEVKQIVTEKNPENIRTHLLEQKFDLLLLDMNFTSALHTGNEGLYWLRKAKSLDPGIQVVMITAYGDIDLAVRSLKDGAADFIVKPWHNEKMLETIKEIVAQKNKSARGAVNALLQADAAFIAESPAMQDILYKIRKIAPTEANILILGENGTGKDLVAQLIHQQSLRHKGPFIKTDVGALTASLFESELFGYKRGAFTDARADRAGRFEMASGGSLFLDEIGNIALPQQAKLLTVLQNRVVHRLGSSEPQPVNIRLICATNLPLQELANEQRFRRDLVYRINTVEITIPPLRERREDILPLAQYFLKMYSEKYLKPSLSISRQAMEKLRLYHYPGNVRELQYAIERAVIMCEGRYLDANDLVFSPIEKHQAQDQEPTQTNLEALEKNTIIRVVEKHNGNITKAAKELGLTRTALYRRLSKYDI, from the coding sequence ATGATTGTAATTTATTTATCTTCAACTCAGTATGTGTTTTATTGGGTTGAGGTGCTGTTCGGAATCGTACACCAGCTGTCCGGTTTTGATACAGTTTTTGCAATTATCGCCGAACCCGGTATAAAAATGCATATCGGGTATCCAAATGTGGTATTATTGCATTGGCAAATGTCTTTAAAAAATATATCCATATTAGCTGTTGATGACGATGCAGATATGCTCACTGCCTTGCGTTTGTTATTGAAGGCAGAAGTGAAGCAGATCGTTACTGAAAAGAATCCTGAAAATATACGCACCCATTTATTAGAGCAAAAGTTTGACCTGCTGTTGCTTGACATGAATTTTACGAGCGCCCTTCACACGGGCAATGAGGGGCTTTACTGGTTGCGGAAGGCTAAATCCTTAGATCCAGGAATACAGGTAGTGATGATCACCGCCTACGGTGATATTGATTTAGCCGTTCGCAGTTTAAAAGATGGAGCGGCAGACTTTATTGTAAAGCCCTGGCATAATGAAAAAATGCTGGAGACTATTAAGGAGATAGTGGCGCAAAAAAATAAGTCTGCCAGAGGGGCCGTTAATGCGCTGCTACAGGCAGATGCTGCTTTTATTGCTGAGTCTCCGGCTATGCAGGATATCTTATATAAGATCAGGAAAATAGCGCCTACAGAAGCCAATATCCTGATACTGGGCGAAAACGGCACCGGTAAAGACCTGGTAGCTCAGTTAATACATCAACAGTCTTTGCGCCATAAAGGTCCTTTTATAAAAACCGATGTAGGCGCGCTAACTGCCAGTCTTTTTGAGAGTGAATTGTTTGGTTATAAACGGGGCGCTTTTACCGATGCAAGAGCAGATAGGGCAGGACGTTTTGAAATGGCTTCGGGTGGTTCGCTCTTTTTAGATGAGATCGGGAATATCGCCTTACCTCAACAGGCAAAATTACTAACTGTTTTACAAAATCGCGTGGTCCACCGCCTGGGTAGCAGCGAGCCCCAACCGGTTAACATCCGCCTGATATGCGCTACCAACCTGCCTTTGCAGGAGCTGGCCAATGAACAGCGCTTCCGTCGTGACCTGGTGTACCGGATCAATACAGTAGAGATTACCATTCCACCGTTGCGTGAAAGACGGGAAGATATTTTACCCCTGGCGCAGTATTTTCTTAAAATGTATAGCGAAAAATACCTGAAACCATCCTTGTCAATAAGCAGGCAGGCAATGGAAAAGTTGAGATTGTATCATTACCCGGGCAATGTCAGGGAATTGCAATATGCCATAGAAAGAGCGGTGATCATGTGTGAGGGAAGATACCTGGATGCGAACGACCTCGTTTTTTCGCCCATCGAAAAGCACCAGGCGCAGGACCAGGAGCCAACACAGACGAACCTGGAGGCCCTGGAAAAAAATACCATCATCAGGGTTGTTGAAAAGCATAACGGGAATATTACCAAAGCCGCAAAAGAGCTGGGACTTACACGTACCGCTTTGTACAGGCGGTTAAGTAAGTATGATATTTAG